One window from the genome of Hydra vulgaris chromosome 02, alternate assembly HydraT2T_AEP encodes:
- the LOC124811844 gene encoding KS1 protein-like isoform X2, producing the protein MKLIIVVLMMLVCVYSMSIEKNVPKSHESTAKKQVAAETKTELKKRSDGDDDDDDDDDDDDDDDDDDDDDDDDDDDDDDDDDDDDDDDDDDDDDDDDDDEEEECDEDDNDCENEDKKKKKENKMKKESKKKISKKTVSKHAKKNSKRSMTAKKNSQKKQQNKRGANHKNLKVKRSKL; encoded by the exons ATGAAGCTAATCATTGTGGTATTAATGATGTTGGTTTGCGTGTACAGCAtgagtattgaaaaaaatgtaccTAAAAGTCACGAATCAACAGCCAAAAAACAAGTTGCAG CAGAAACTAAAACTGAATTGAAGAAACGTAGCGATggagatgatgatgatgatgatgacgatgacgacgatgatgatgatgatgatgatgacgatgatgatgatgatgacgacgacgacgatgatgatgatgacgatgatgatgatgacgatgatgatgatgacgatgatgatgatgacgatgatgatgaagaagaagaatGCGATGAAGATGATAATGATTGCGAGAATGaagataagaaaaagaaaa aagaaaacaaaatgaaaaaagaaagtaagaagaaaatttcaaagaaaacaGTGTCAAAACATGCAAAGAAAAATTCTAAACGATCAATGACTGCAAAAAAGAACAGCCAAAAAAAGCAACAGAATAAAAGAGGCGCAAATCACAAAAACCTTAAAGTTAAAAGaagcaaactttaa
- the LOC124811844 gene encoding KS1 protein-like isoform X3, with amino-acid sequence MKLIIVVLMMLVCVYSMSIEKNVPKSHESTAKKQVAETKTELKKRSDGDDDDDDDDDDDDDDDDDDDDDDDDDDDDDDDDDDDDDDDDDDDDDDDDDDEEEECDEDDNDCENEDKKKKKENKMKKESKKKISKKTVSKHAKKNSKRSMTAKKNSQKKQQNKRGANHKNLKVKRSKL; translated from the exons ATGAAGCTAATCATTGTGGTATTAATGATGTTGGTTTGCGTGTACAGCAtgagtattgaaaaaaatgtaccTAAAAGTCACGAATCAACAGCCAAAAAACAAGTTGCAG AAACTAAAACTGAATTGAAGAAACGTAGCGATggagatgatgatgatgatgatgacgatgacgacgatgatgatgatgatgatgatgacgatgatgatgatgatgacgacgacgacgatgatgatgatgacgatgatgatgatgacgatgatgatgatgacgatgatgatgatgacgatgatgatgaagaagaagaatGCGATGAAGATGATAATGATTGCGAGAATGaagataagaaaaagaaaa aagaaaacaaaatgaaaaaagaaagtaagaagaaaatttcaaagaaaacaGTGTCAAAACATGCAAAGAAAAATTCTAAACGATCAATGACTGCAAAAAAGAACAGCCAAAAAAAGCAACAGAATAAAAGAGGCGCAAATCACAAAAACCTTAAAGTTAAAAGaagcaaactttaa
- the LOC136071636 gene encoding KS1 protein-like isoform X3, which translates to MKLIIVVLMMLVCVYSMSIEKNVPKSHEATAKKQVAETKTELKKRSDGDDDDDDDDDDDDDDDDDDDDDDDDDDDDDDDDDDDDDDDDDDDDDDDDEEEECDEDDNDCENEDKKKKKENKMKKESKKKISKKTVSKHAKKNSKRSMTAKKNSQKKQQNKRGANHKNLKVKRSKL; encoded by the exons ATGAAGCTAATCATTGTGGTATTAATGATGTTGGTTTGCGTGTACAGCAtgagtattgaaaaaaatgtaccTAAAAGTCACGAAGCAACAGCCAAAAAACAAGTTGCAG AAACTAAAACTGAATTGAAGAAACGTAGCGATggagatgatgatgatgatgacgatgacgacgacgatgatgatgatgatgatgacgatgatgatgatgatgacgacgacgatgatgatgacgacgatgatgatgatgacgatgatgatgatgacgatgatgatgatgacgatgatgatgaagaagaagaatGCGATGAAGATGATAATGATTGCGAGAATGAggataagaaaaagaaaa aagaaaacaaaatgaaaaaagaaagtaagaagaaaatttcaaagaaaacaGTGTCAAAACATGCAAAGAAAAATTCTAAACGATCAATGACTGCAAAAAAGAACAGCCAAAAAAAGCAACAGAATAAAAGAGGCGCAAATCACAAAAACCTTAAAGTTAAAAGaagcaaactttaa
- the LOC136071636 gene encoding KS1 protein-like isoform X2, giving the protein MKLIIVVLMMLVCVYSMSIEKNVPKSHEATAKKQVAAETKTELKKRSDGDDDDDDDDDDDDDDDDDDDDDDDDDDDDDDDDDDDDDDDDDDDDDDDDEEEECDEDDNDCENEDKKKKKENKMKKESKKKISKKTVSKHAKKNSKRSMTAKKNSQKKQQNKRGANHKNLKVKRSKL; this is encoded by the exons ATGAAGCTAATCATTGTGGTATTAATGATGTTGGTTTGCGTGTACAGCAtgagtattgaaaaaaatgtaccTAAAAGTCACGAAGCAACAGCCAAAAAACAAGTTGCAG CAGAAACTAAAACTGAATTGAAGAAACGTAGCGATggagatgatgatgatgatgacgatgacgacgacgatgatgatgatgatgatgacgatgatgatgatgatgacgacgacgatgatgatgacgacgatgatgatgatgacgatgatgatgatgacgatgatgatgatgacgatgatgatgaagaagaagaatGCGATGAAGATGATAATGATTGCGAGAATGAggataagaaaaagaaaa aagaaaacaaaatgaaaaaagaaagtaagaagaaaatttcaaagaaaacaGTGTCAAAACATGCAAAGAAAAATTCTAAACGATCAATGACTGCAAAAAAGAACAGCCAAAAAAAGCAACAGAATAAAAGAGGCGCAAATCACAAAAACCTTAAAGTTAAAAGaagcaaactttaa